A region of Patescibacteria group bacterium DNA encodes the following proteins:
- a CDS encoding GIY-YIG nuclease family protein, with amino-acid sequence MFYIYILQSLKDYKLYIGYSANLKNRILEHRKGDVKTTKNRRPLALIYYEGYKSDKDARAREKFLKSGKGREFVNKNIIYSRVSAQGGPA; translated from the coding sequence ATGTTTTACATTTACATTCTACAAAGTTTGAAAGATTATAAATTATATATTGGCTATTCGGCTAATCTAAAAAATAGAATTTTGGAACACAGGAAAGGAGATGTTAAAACGACAAAAAATAGAAGACCCTTAGCGCTTATTTATTATGAAGGATATAAATCAGATAAAGATGCCCGGGCCAGGGAAAAATTTCTAAAAAGTGGTAAGGGGAGAGAATTTGTAAATAAAAATATAATTTATTCGAGGGTTTCCGCCCAAGGCGGACCCGCCTAG
- a CDS encoding 30S ribosomal protein S6 — translation MTKNYQLICLVSALTKTAERDQIIEKISRLIQDGEGKILMNYPTDERILGYPIKKENNAALLAIDFSCEKEKIQELQKNISTEGLILRSFLKQIPEYNPNIRSKRKPSTLIPTNNEDEKILEDNITENMSKKEQKVELKDIDKKIEEIFNTKENEFK, via the coding sequence ATGACTAAGAATTACCAATTAATATGTCTTGTATCCGCTTTAACAAAAACTGCGGAAAGAGACCAAATAATAGAAAAAATAAGCCGACTTATCCAGGATGGCGAGGGGAAAATCCTGATGAATTATCCTACTGATGAGCGGATTTTGGGTTATCCTATCAAAAAAGAGAATAACGCCGCACTACTGGCCATTGACTTCTCCTGCGAAAAGGAAAAAATCCAGGAATTGCAAAAGAACATATCAACAGAGGGATTGATTCTCCGCTCTTTCTTAAAGCAAATACCTGAATATAATCCAAATATTCGCTCAAAACGCAAGCCCTCAACATTGATTCCAACAAACAATGAAGACGAAAAAATATTAGAAGATAATATAACTGAAAATATGTCCAAAAAAGAGCAAAAGGTCGAGCTCAAAGATATTGATAAAAAGATAGAAGAAATTTTCAATACAAAAGAAAATGAATTTAAATAA
- a CDS encoding glucose-6-phosphate isomerase produces MEDFNLENLKPDIRTIKDMGSVLYDKEWQKTADIDTELYYMYRGLKEKNNLRYDITVILPIMLGNEFNKTKGHTHTNECGETYIILEGEAIFLLQKENNDTIEDVYAVKAKKGEVCIVPLLYSHITINPTDKTLKMANWVDKEMENSYEEIQQRNGACYFYTTQGWIKNEDYKNVPALRFENAQASLPEELSCL; encoded by the coding sequence ATGGAGGATTTTAATCTTGAAAATTTGAAGCCGGATATTCGTACCATAAAAGATATGGGTTCTGTTTTATATGACAAAGAATGGCAAAAAACAGCCGATATAGATACGGAATTGTATTATATGTATAGAGGACTGAAAGAAAAAAACAATTTAAGATATGACATCACAGTGATATTGCCTATAATGCTTGGAAATGAATTTAATAAAACTAAGGGGCATACTCATACTAACGAGTGCGGGGAAACATATATTATTTTAGAAGGAGAGGCAATATTTTTATTGCAAAAAGAAAATAACGACACAATAGAGGATGTTTATGCTGTTAAGGCGAAAAAAGGAGAGGTTTGTATTGTTCCTCTCCTATATAGCCACATCACAATTAATCCAACAGATAAAACCTTAAAAATGGCAAATTGGGTTGACAAAGAGATGGAAAACAGTTATGAAGAAATCCAGCAAAGAAATGGCGCTTGCTATTTCTACACTACTCAAGGTTGGATTAAAAATGAAGATTATAAAAATGTTCCTGCTTTGAGGTTTGAGAATGCCCAAGCATCTCTTCCAGAAGAACTTTCCTGTTTATAA
- the ssb gene encoding single-stranded DNA-binding protein, with the protein MNLNKVFLLGNLTNDPELRNLPSGQAVCSFRMATNQIWTNKETGQKQQKAEYHNVVAWRNLATIASQYLRKGGLVFIEGKINTRSWDDPSGVKKYRTEVVADNIQFGPRSAGATPRNNDARENNLKDESPSEDIPTIEEGDDINIEEIPF; encoded by the coding sequence ATGAATTTAAATAAGGTTTTTTTATTGGGCAACCTAACAAACGACCCGGAGCTACGAAACCTCCCATCAGGACAAGCTGTGTGCAGTTTTCGTATGGCAACCAACCAGATTTGGACGAATAAGGAAACAGGACAAAAACAGCAAAAAGCAGAATACCACAATGTTGTTGCTTGGAGAAATTTAGCAACAATAGCATCGCAATATCTTAGGAAAGGAGGATTGGTTTTTATAGAAGGAAAAATAAATACAAGAAGCTGGGACGACCCTTCTGGCGTTAAAAAATACAGAACCGAAGTCGTGGCTGACAATATCCAATTTGGTCCAAGGTCAGCAGGTGCAACGCCAAGGAATAATGATGCAAGAGAGAATAATCTAAAAGATGAGTCCCCTTCAGAAGACATACCAACTATAGAAGAAGGAGATGACATTAATATAGAAGAAATTCCGTTTTAA
- a CDS encoding phosphomannomutase/phosphoglucomutase, with amino-acid sequence MNTSIFKAYDIRGLWPDQINKSDVLKISKAFAIFVKDFYSIESPSIIVGYDIRKSSEEIFDAVVNGLNSENCKVISIGCCSTPLNYFANWKREADGSVMITASHNPKEYNGLKFSLRQVVALAEENGVEKIKKIALGMPENDYVFEGKVKKQEEETMIDEYLDFLVKEAEGIDIQQFKIAVDCSNGMVGPEFKRLAGKLGIRYQGIFMEPDGDFPNHEPNPLNEKAIASLQELMLGDRFDFGIIFDGDGDRFMVLTEKGEMIRSDFLAGVLAKFFISKINNKKIVCDARFGRGMREYLEHSGIDIIKSKVGYSNIKKNMREASAFFGAELSAHFFWKDFCYAESPLLTLIRLMKILSVENKKINDMIKPMQNYFSSGELNFEVLDKEGKLKKIKQVYIGENQSHLDGLTVECADWWFNARLSNTESLLRLIVEAKSQKLLDEKVSELEKIIKEK; translated from the coding sequence ATGAATACATCTATCTTTAAGGCATACGATATTCGCGGATTATGGCCTGACCAAATAAATAAGTCGGATGTTCTTAAAATTAGTAAAGCATTTGCTATTTTTGTTAAGGACTTTTACTCTATTGAGTCCCCAAGCATTATAGTTGGTTATGATATTAGAAAATCATCAGAAGAAATTTTTGATGCTGTGGTTAACGGATTAAATAGCGAAAATTGCAAAGTGATTAGTATTGGTTGTTGCTCCACGCCATTAAATTATTTTGCTAATTGGAAAAGAGAGGCAGACGGTTCAGTAATGATTACTGCCTCTCATAATCCGAAAGAATATAATGGGCTTAAATTTTCTTTAAGACAAGTTGTGGCTTTGGCTGAAGAAAATGGGGTGGAAAAAATTAAAAAAATAGCATTAGGAATGCCTGAAAATGATTATGTTTTTGAGGGCAAGGTCAAGAAACAAGAAGAGGAGACAATGATAGATGAATATTTGGATTTTTTGGTCAAAGAAGCGGAAGGAATAGATATACAGCAGTTCAAAATCGCTGTGGATTGTTCAAATGGCATGGTTGGTCCTGAATTTAAGAGATTGGCAGGAAAATTAGGCATAAGATATCAGGGCATATTTATGGAGCCAGACGGCGATTTTCCTAACCATGAGCCGAATCCATTAAATGAAAAGGCGATTGCATCGCTTCAGGAATTGATGCTCGGAGATAGGTTTGATTTTGGGATAATTTTTGATGGAGATGGAGACAGGTTTATGGTTCTCACAGAAAAAGGAGAGATGATAAGGAGCGATTTTTTGGCTGGTGTTTTAGCCAAATTTTTTATTTCTAAAATAAATAATAAAAAAATTGTTTGCGACGCCAGATTCGGTCGGGGGATGAGGGAATATTTAGAACATTCTGGGATAGATATTATAAAATCAAAAGTAGGATATTCTAATATTAAAAAGAATATGAGAGAAGCAAGCGCATTTTTCGGCGCAGAGCTATCTGCTCATTTTTTCTGGAAGGATTTTTGTTATGCAGAGAGTCCTCTCTTAACGCTGATTCGGTTAATGAAGATTTTGTCTGTTGAAAATAAAAAAATCAATGACATGATTAAGCCGATGCAAAATTATTTTAGTTCTGGGGAATTAAATTTTGAAGTTCTTGATAAAGAGGGAAAACTAAAAAAGATTAAACAGGTGTATATTGGAGAGAATCAATCCCATTTAGATGGGCTTACTGTGGAGTGCGCGGATTGGTGGTTTAACGCCCGTTTGTCCAATACAGAATCATTGCTCCGGCTTATTGTGGAGGCAAAATCGCAAAAGCTATTGGACGAGAAAGTAAGCGAATTAGAAAAAATAATTAAAGAGAAATAA
- the rpsR gene encoding 30S ribosomal protein S18, with protein MNCFFCKQNIKEIDIKKTDQLKKFLTGLGKIRSKERTGLCSYHQRKMAKAVKQSRHLGLLSATKK; from the coding sequence ATGAATTGTTTTTTCTGTAAACAAAACATCAAGGAAATTGATATCAAGAAGACCGACCAGCTAAAGAAATTTCTTACTGGATTGGGAAAAATAAGGTCTAAGGAAAGGACTGGTCTTTGCAGTTATCATCAAAGAAAGATGGCTAAAGCAGTGAAGCAGTCCAGACATTTGGGGCTTTTGTCCGCCACAAAGAAATAA
- a CDS encoding ribonuclease J, with the protein MQTQKTQPHKEYKKDIDLRIIPLGGQEEVGRNMAVFEYDRDIVIVDMGIQFPEEDMPGIDYIIPNISYLKGKEKDIRAVVFTHGHLDHIGAAPLLLEKLGFPLVIGLPLTIALIKHRMEDHIKGSSKKLKTIQIKNVNEKINLNNFKLGFFEVEHSIMDSMGIVLSTPVATVIHMGDWTLGTELSSKKTISYNNLSQIAKPTILMIESLGATNRGALSTEEDMWENLRKIITQAPGRIIVATFATQVKRARDIISFAQKLGKKVAIDGYSMKTNIKVAQQLGYIKDANNALIDIKKIDEYPDNKVIILGTGAQGEARAVLSRIVTGNHKYVKLHKNDTVIFSSSIIPGNERTIQRLKDNMYRQCDNVIHNEIMNIHVSGHNNVEAIQEVVKQIRPTFVLPVYANHYLLKEAEKVIKETNFPEKNILILDNGHIIKFNKQKTPVIEKKKADTGYVFIDGLGSNDLEAVVLRDRRALSNDGIFVIIAVVDSQTGKVVGSPDIISRGFVHLDTSKNLLYQSRKKAVTIIEASTGLGQSVNWSFAKNNLREKIGDFLYQKTKKRPMILPVVIEV; encoded by the coding sequence ATGCAAACACAAAAAACACAACCACATAAAGAATATAAAAAAGACATTGACCTGCGCATCATTCCTCTTGGCGGGCAGGAGGAAGTTGGCAGAAATATGGCTGTTTTTGAATATGATAGAGATATCGTCATCGTTGATATGGGAATCCAGTTCCCAGAAGAAGATATGCCTGGAATTGATTATATTATCCCGAACATTAGCTATCTCAAGGGAAAAGAAAAAGATATCAGAGCTGTTGTTTTTACTCATGGCCACTTGGACCACATCGGCGCTGCTCCCCTGTTATTAGAGAAGCTCGGATTTCCTTTGGTCATTGGGCTACCGCTCACAATTGCCCTTATTAAACACAGAATGGAAGACCATATAAAAGGTTCTTCTAAGAAATTAAAAACTATTCAAATCAAAAATGTTAACGAGAAAATAAATCTTAATAATTTTAAATTGGGATTCTTTGAGGTTGAACACTCTATTATGGATTCTATGGGAATAGTACTTTCCACTCCTGTCGCAACCGTTATCCATATGGGTGACTGGACGCTTGGAACAGAGTTGTCAAGCAAAAAAACAATCTCTTACAATAATCTCTCCCAAATTGCCAAGCCAACGATTTTAATGATTGAAAGCTTGGGCGCGACAAACAGAGGCGCGCTCTCTACTGAAGAAGATATGTGGGAAAACTTGAGAAAAATTATCACTCAAGCGCCGGGAAGAATCATTGTTGCTACCTTTGCAACCCAAGTCAAAAGAGCAAGAGATATTATTTCCTTTGCTCAAAAACTTGGCAAAAAAGTGGCAATTGACGGATACAGCATGAAAACGAATATAAAAGTAGCCCAGCAATTGGGATACATCAAGGACGCGAACAATGCATTAATAGATATTAAAAAAATAGACGAATATCCAGATAATAAAGTCATTATTCTCGGGACAGGCGCCCAAGGAGAAGCCAGGGCAGTGCTTTCAAGAATTGTGACTGGGAATCACAAATATGTAAAACTGCACAAGAACGATACTGTAATATTCTCGTCCTCTATTATCCCTGGCAACGAAAGGACCATCCAACGACTCAAAGACAATATGTACCGCCAGTGCGACAATGTAATCCATAACGAGATAATGAATATCCATGTGAGCGGGCATAATAATGTTGAGGCGATACAAGAGGTCGTGAAACAGATAAGGCCCACTTTTGTCCTGCCTGTTTACGCAAATCACTATCTCCTAAAAGAAGCGGAAAAGGTTATAAAAGAAACTAATTTCCCGGAAAAAAATATCCTTATATTAGATAATGGGCATATTATAAAGTTTAATAAACAAAAAACTCCGGTTATTGAAAAGAAAAAAGCAGACACTGGCTATGTGTTTATAGACGGGCTTGGGTCTAATGACCTTGAGGCCGTGGTTCTTCGTGACCGCCGAGCTCTTTCAAATGATGGAATCTTTGTGATTATTGCTGTTGTTGATAGCCAGACCGGCAAAGTAGTTGGTTCTCCCGATATTATTTCAAGGGGCTTTGTCCATCTTGATACCTCTAAAAACCTACTCTACCAAAGCCGTAAAAAAGCAGTCACTATTATCGAGGCAAGCACTGGTTTAGGACAATCAGTCAACTGGTCTTTCGCTAAGAATAATCTACGGGAAAAAATCGGCGACTTTCTGTATCAAAAAACAAAAAAACGGCCAATGATTTTGCCCGTGGTTATAGAGGTCTAA